The Trichocoleus sp. FACHB-46 genome has a segment encoding these proteins:
- a CDS encoding energy-coupling factor transporter transmembrane protein EcfT: MDLLRSLPLGLYLEQPQTWLHKLDPRVKLAWLMSFLLAPLLANPLWRLFLVVVLVLLTLIAMIPFRVWRQQMAWLLMLGFFVFLLTAIAPDGLSAEQQPRLPANELAFAQQPATPATAQRPIWLDPRRWLTRDSVDANGERQSEQQPNQQALTESLPQPTAYNYVLFKQKPFLVTRRSLDLGVRVSTLLFTLIYSTNLFLLTTAPEEITAGLETLMRPLRRLNWPVTEIVLTLTLSLRFIPLVLEEVQNLIRSVRTRAINWKKLGFRGAIQVWMLIAERLLENLLLRAEQIASAMKVRGFTSPNQHRVQWHQLRLCRGDWLALLALLGLWGARLIWGSEVS; the protein is encoded by the coding sequence ATGGATCTGCTGCGATCGCTGCCATTAGGACTGTACCTAGAACAACCGCAAACTTGGCTTCATAAGCTTGATCCCCGCGTCAAGCTAGCTTGGTTGATGAGTTTTTTGCTGGCCCCTCTCCTAGCAAATCCCCTCTGGCGCTTGTTCTTGGTCGTGGTATTAGTCCTGCTCACCTTGATAGCGATGATTCCGTTTCGGGTTTGGCGGCAGCAAATGGCTTGGTTATTGATGCTGGGCTTCTTCGTCTTTTTGCTGACCGCGATCGCCCCAGATGGGTTGAGTGCGGAGCAGCAACCTCGCCTACCCGCCAATGAGCTAGCCTTTGCCCAGCAACCTGCGACTCCAGCAACAGCGCAACGCCCTATCTGGCTCGATCCTCGCCGCTGGCTGACCAGAGACTCGGTTGATGCCAACGGTGAACGTCAATCTGAGCAACAGCCTAATCAGCAGGCTCTGACTGAATCTTTACCCCAGCCTACGGCTTATAACTATGTGCTGTTTAAGCAAAAGCCATTTTTGGTAACGCGGCGATCGCTGGACTTAGGAGTTCGGGTCAGCACTTTGCTGTTTACCTTGATTTACAGCACGAATCTATTCCTGCTTACTACCGCGCCTGAGGAAATTACCGCCGGTCTAGAAACTTTGATGCGACCGCTGCGCCGCTTGAACTGGCCTGTCACCGAGATTGTGTTAACCCTAACTTTGTCACTCCGGTTTATTCCGTTGGTGCTGGAAGAAGTGCAAAATTTGATTCGCTCTGTGCGGACTCGGGCGATTAACTGGAAAAAGTTAGGGTTTCGTGGGGCAATTCAAGTTTGGATGCTAATCGCGGAGCGGCTACTAGAAAATTTGTTGCTACGGGCAGAGCAGATTGCTAGTGCGATGAAAGTGCGCGGCTTTACTAGCCCTAACCAACATCGGGTACAGTGGCATCAACTACGACTGTGCCGTGGCGATTGGTTAGCTTTATTAGCGCTGTTAGGCTTGTGGGGAGCCCGTCTGATTTGGGGATCGGAAGTTTCATAG